Proteins encoded by one window of Martelella endophytica:
- a CDS encoding acetyl-CoA carboxylase carboxyltransferase subunit alpha: MYSYLDFERPISDLEAKIIELKKLASEDESIDTTEEIARLETRVSEAMTEIYQKLNPWQKAQVARHPQRPHFVDYAKRLFTDLTTLAGDRNFGEDAAIQAGFARFRGRPVAFIGEEKGHDTKSRLKHNFGMPRPEGYRKAIRVMELADRFNLPVISLIDTQGAYPGVGAEERGQAEAIARSTQMCLRLGVPMVALVIGEGMSGGAIAIAAASRVYMLEHAIYSVISPEGAASILWRDSTRAKEAATNMRITAQDLKGFGVVDEIIPEPVGGAHRAPDTVIDASGDQIAEALAGFDGMSAEEIRNERRQKFLAIGRNL; the protein is encoded by the coding sequence ATGTACAGCTATCTCGATTTCGAAAGGCCGATTTCCGATCTTGAAGCCAAGATTATCGAGCTCAAGAAACTCGCTTCCGAAGACGAGAGTATCGACACCACCGAAGAGATTGCCCGGCTGGAGACCCGCGTCAGCGAGGCGATGACCGAGATCTACCAGAAGCTCAATCCGTGGCAGAAGGCGCAGGTCGCCCGCCACCCCCAGCGTCCGCATTTCGTCGATTATGCCAAGCGCCTTTTCACCGATCTCACCACGCTCGCCGGCGACCGGAATTTCGGTGAGGATGCCGCGATCCAGGCCGGCTTTGCCCGGTTCCGCGGCCGCCCCGTCGCCTTCATCGGCGAGGAAAAAGGCCATGACACCAAGAGCCGTCTCAAGCACAATTTCGGCATGCCGCGTCCAGAGGGTTACCGCAAGGCAATCCGCGTCATGGAGCTGGCCGACCGCTTCAACCTGCCGGTCATCTCGCTGATCGATACGCAGGGCGCTTATCCGGGTGTCGGTGCCGAAGAGCGCGGGCAGGCCGAGGCGATCGCGCGTTCGACGCAGATGTGTCTCAGGCTCGGCGTGCCGATGGTCGCGCTGGTCATCGGCGAGGGCATGTCCGGCGGCGCCATCGCGATCGCGGCCGCAAGCCGCGTCTATATGCTCGAACACGCCATTTATTCGGTGATCTCGCCGGAAGGGGCCGCCTCGATCCTGTGGCGCGATTCGACCCGCGCCAAGGAAGCGGCAACCAACATGCGCATTACCGCCCAGGACCTGAAGGGCTTTGGTGTCGTCGATGAAATCATTCCCGAGCCCGTCGGTGGTGCGCACCGCGCGCCGGATACGGTCATCGACGCCTCCGGCGATCAGATCGCCGAAGCGCTCGCCGGTTTCGACGGAATGTCGGCCGAGGAGATCAGGAACGAGCGTCGTCAGAAATTTCTTGCGATCGGCCGTAACCTCTGA
- a CDS encoding L,D-transpeptidase family protein: protein MRLRMIAPIVFAGLALTGCNSFFDSTDFATVQDKMNYALPSPVVARMTAKNMDKYAPITIRIFKEEGILEIWKQKRDGTYGELESYEICAWSGSLGPKKKEGDRQAPEGFYPLSQGLLNPYSQYFLAINTGYPNRYDRANQFTGSDLMIHGACSSRGCYSMTDEQILEIFAFARDAFKGGQQSIMLQAYPFRMTAENMARHRYNDNYPFWQMLKEGYDYFDVTHVVPDVDVCGGRYVFNKDPVNGAAIASDQSCPVMTSNVPASQVALLTEYKSKYMTDFDKALSKDDGRVWIDPTEAERKALVADTRPDPMDALYQPTGPSLEAGRFVSLEQYRIAKYGAVDVPDTIDTATQTAAIPPASDAGAAVASAAQPVPAPADLPVAVADVPIPERSPITAYAEPEPVKESKPFWKFW from the coding sequence ATGCGTTTGCGAATGATAGCCCCGATTGTATTCGCCGGTCTGGCGTTGACGGGGTGCAACAGCTTCTTTGACAGCACCGATTTTGCCACCGTGCAGGACAAGATGAACTATGCCCTGCCGTCGCCGGTCGTCGCCCGCATGACCGCGAAGAACATGGACAAGTACGCCCCGATTACAATCCGGATCTTCAAGGAGGAGGGTATCCTCGAAATCTGGAAGCAGAAGCGCGACGGTACCTACGGCGAGCTGGAATCCTACGAAATCTGCGCCTGGTCCGGCTCGCTGGGGCCGAAGAAGAAAGAGGGCGACCGACAGGCGCCCGAGGGCTTCTATCCGCTGTCGCAGGGCCTGCTGAACCCCTATTCGCAGTATTTCCTGGCGATCAACACGGGGTATCCGAACCGTTACGACCGCGCCAACCAGTTCACCGGCTCGGATCTGATGATCCACGGTGCCTGCTCCTCGCGCGGCTGCTATTCGATGACCGACGAGCAGATCCTGGAAATCTTCGCCTTCGCCCGTGACGCCTTCAAGGGCGGCCAGCAGTCGATCATGCTGCAGGCCTATCCGTTCCGCATGACCGCCGAGAACATGGCCCGCCATCGCTATAACGACAACTATCCGTTCTGGCAGATGCTGAAGGAAGGCTACGACTATTTCGACGTCACCCATGTGGTGCCCGATGTCGACGTTTGCGGCGGTCGCTACGTCTTCAACAAGGACCCGGTCAACGGCGCTGCGATCGCTTCCGATCAGTCCTGCCCGGTGATGACATCGAATGTGCCGGCGAGCCAGGTGGCGCTGCTGACCGAGTACAAGTCCAAATACATGACCGACTTTGACAAGGCGCTGTCCAAGGACGATGGCCGTGTCTGGATCGATCCGACCGAAGCCGAGCGCAAGGCGCTGGTCGCCGACACCCGGCCGGACCCGATGGATGCGCTCTACCAGCCGACGGGACCGTCGCTTGAAGCCGGCCGCTTCGTTTCGCTCGAGCAATACCGCATCGCCAAGTATGGTGCGGTGGACGTGCCCGACACGATCGACACCGCGACCCAGACCGCAGCCATTCCGCCGGCGTCCGACGCGGGAGCGGCCGTTGCCTCGGCGGCTCAGCCGGTGCCGGCACCTGCCGATCTGCCTGTCGCCGTTGCGGATGTTCCGATCCCCGAGCGCAGCCCGATCACGGCCTATGCCGAACCCGAACCGGTGAAGGAAAGCAAGCCGTTCTGGAAATTCTGGTGA
- a CDS encoding sulfurtransferase TusA family protein yields the protein MTQATRRYDLRGLKCPLPALKTGRRLAGLKPGDVLEVETTDPLAIIDIPHLCQQQGHVLLASEETATGHRFTIERGAVLTSEAEG from the coding sequence GTGACGCAGGCCACGCGCCGCTACGACCTCAGGGGACTGAAATGTCCTTTGCCGGCGCTGAAGACCGGCCGGCGCCTCGCCGGGCTGAAGCCGGGTGACGTTCTCGAGGTCGAAACCACCGATCCGCTCGCCATTATCGACATTCCCCACCTTTGCCAGCAGCAGGGCCATGTCCTGCTGGCTTCGGAAGAAACGGCAACCGGTCACCGGTTCACGATCGAGCGCGGCGCGGTATTAACGTCTGAAGCCGAAGGCTGA
- a CDS encoding CobW family GTP-binding protein, protein MYQLPHPIPVSIVTGFLGAGKSTLINRLLRDPALSDAAVIINEFGEIGIDHLLVESAGDGIIELSNGCLCCSVRGELIDTLANLLDAVQTERVRPVGRVIIETTGLADPVPVLQAVMAHPAIAASFRIDGVVTLVDALAGLATLDGHIEAVRQAAVADRIVLTKTDIASAEQTNALQDRLTALNPMAKIVDVADGEAVRPGLLAAGLFDLARKPDAVGDWLSAEPAHHHHHHDVNRHDEHIRAFALAADRPLAPGAIEAFQHRLAANHGDRLLRLKGVVAVEGMARPLVVHGVRDMVYPPSRLEAWPPGSEGLTRIVVITRDLPEAPVSELFAAFTGRPGIDRPDRAALEENPLSAFGFRR, encoded by the coding sequence ATGTATCAGTTACCCCACCCCATTCCCGTATCGATCGTCACCGGCTTTCTCGGCGCCGGCAAGTCCACACTCATCAACAGGCTCTTGCGTGACCCGGCACTGTCGGATGCGGCGGTGATCATCAATGAGTTCGGCGAGATCGGCATCGACCATCTTCTCGTCGAAAGCGCCGGCGACGGCATCATCGAGCTCTCGAACGGCTGCCTGTGCTGCTCGGTGCGCGGTGAACTGATCGACACGCTCGCCAACCTTCTGGACGCGGTGCAGACCGAAAGGGTCAGGCCGGTCGGCCGGGTGATCATCGAGACCACCGGCCTTGCCGACCCCGTGCCGGTCCTGCAGGCGGTGATGGCGCATCCGGCCATTGCCGCAAGCTTCCGGATCGATGGTGTGGTGACGCTCGTCGATGCGCTCGCCGGCCTCGCAACGCTCGACGGCCATATCGAGGCTGTGCGCCAGGCCGCCGTGGCCGATCGCATCGTGCTGACCAAAACCGATATCGCATCGGCAGAACAGACAAACGCGCTGCAGGACAGGCTGACGGCGCTGAACCCGATGGCAAAGATCGTCGATGTGGCGGATGGCGAAGCCGTGCGGCCGGGCCTGCTGGCTGCCGGCCTGTTCGATCTTGCGCGCAAGCCGGATGCTGTCGGCGACTGGCTTTCGGCAGAGCCCGCCCATCATCACCATCACCATGACGTCAATCGCCATGACGAGCATATCCGCGCTTTTGCCCTTGCCGCCGACCGTCCGCTTGCACCGGGCGCTATCGAAGCCTTCCAGCATCGGCTGGCCGCAAATCATGGTGACCGGCTGTTGCGGCTGAAAGGCGTCGTCGCGGTTGAGGGCATGGCCCGGCCGCTGGTCGTCCATGGCGTGCGCGACATGGTCTATCCGCCGTCGAGGCTTGAGGCCTGGCCACCGGGAAGCGAGGGACTGACACGGATCGTCGTCATCACCCGCGACCTGCCTGAAGCGCCGGTGAGCGAGCTCTTTGCCGCCTTCACGGGCCGGCCCGGCATCGACAGGCCCGACCGCGCGGCGCTGGAGGAAAACCCGCTCTCAGCCTTCGGCTTCAGACGTTAA
- a CDS encoding D-alanyl-D-alanine carboxypeptidase family protein — protein MAALALAAALASGFAGKAAANPYIVVDANTDRVLFAEEPFRRWYPASLTKLMSAYLAFSDIKAGLLDKNSVVTFSAAAANEPATKMYFAPGARVTLDSALKMMLVHSANDAARALAESSPGGRDVFIQRMNATAAKLGMADTHFVNANGMSSMSNPQPGQYTTARDMAVLALAIERDFPEYLYYFKIPGIASNSGRYRNTNLLIGNFDGATGMKTGYVCASGYNQVSTATRDGKAVVVVALGTMTIPERAELSAKLLQAGLTTTERNGPLISGYLPTEPVDAAVADITSSTCSQAAMEAKAGLIDEDGDYVLNSPYLKPIPDDFATVDAFRLPNDTEMASSTLDSLTIVPLPYARPVQ, from the coding sequence ATGGCGGCTCTCGCGCTTGCGGCCGCGCTCGCGTCCGGCTTTGCGGGAAAGGCCGCGGCCAATCCCTATATCGTCGTCGACGCGAATACCGATCGCGTGCTGTTTGCCGAAGAGCCCTTCCGGCGCTGGTACCCGGCGTCTCTCACCAAGCTGATGAGCGCCTATCTTGCCTTTTCCGACATCAAGGCCGGGCTTCTCGACAAGAATTCGGTCGTCACTTTTTCGGCCGCCGCCGCCAACGAGCCTGCCACGAAAATGTATTTCGCGCCGGGCGCGCGCGTCACACTCGACTCCGCCTTGAAGATGATGCTCGTCCATTCCGCCAATGACGCTGCACGCGCTCTGGCCGAAAGCTCTCCTGGCGGCCGTGATGTCTTCATCCAGCGCATGAATGCGACAGCGGCGAAGCTCGGCATGGCCGACACCCATTTCGTCAATGCAAACGGCATGTCCTCGATGAGCAATCCGCAGCCCGGCCAATATACGACCGCCCGCGACATGGCGGTCCTGGCGCTTGCGATCGAACGGGACTTTCCGGAATATCTCTATTATTTCAAGATCCCGGGCATCGCCAGCAACAGCGGCCGCTACCGCAACACCAACCTGCTGATCGGCAACTTCGATGGCGCGACGGGCATGAAGACCGGCTATGTCTGCGCCTCCGGCTACAACCAGGTCTCCACGGCGACCCGCGATGGCAAAGCCGTGGTCGTCGTGGCGCTCGGAACCATGACCATTCCCGAGCGCGCGGAGCTTTCCGCCAAGCTGCTGCAGGCCGGCCTCACCACGACCGAACGCAACGGGCCGCTGATCTCCGGCTATCTGCCGACGGAACCGGTGGACGCCGCTGTCGCCGACATCACCTCCTCAACCTGTTCGCAGGCTGCAATGGAAGCCAAGGCGGGCCTGATCGACGAGGACGGCGACTATGTGCTCAACTCGCCCTATCTGAAGCCGATTCCGGATGACTTTGCCACGGTCGACGCCTTCCGCCTGCCGAACGACACGGAAATGGCCTCCAGCACACTCGACAGTCTCACCATCGTGCCGCTGCCCTATGCGCGGCCGGTGCAGTGA
- a CDS encoding M20 aminoacylase family protein produces the protein MPLLNSAVKLQEEARDWRRHLHQYPELLYDVDGTAAFIAEKLRSFGVDEVVEGIGRTGVVGLIRGRGEGGRVIGLRADMDALPLVEKSGKAWASTVNGRMHACGHDGHMAMLLGAAKHLAETRNFKGAVALIFQPAEEGGAGGKAMIDDGLMERFAIDEIYGMHNFPGRPVGTFAIRPGPIMAATDEFRIIVRGQGGHAAQPDKTIDPLLIGSQIVQALQVIVSRNIGPVTPLVVSVTEFHAGFAHNIIPDDAELGGTVRSFTPESRDLAEARIGAIATGIAAAHGAEAELRYHRNYPPTVNHPDETLHAAAAAIDVAGEASVDTDFAPWTAAEDFSYMLEARPGAFIMLGNGDTAGLHNPAYDFDDEALPYGISYWVRLAESRLSA, from the coding sequence ATGCCATTGTTGAACTCTGCCGTGAAGCTCCAGGAGGAGGCTCGAGACTGGCGGCGGCACCTTCACCAATATCCGGAGCTGCTTTATGACGTCGACGGCACGGCGGCCTTCATAGCAGAGAAATTGCGGTCATTTGGTGTCGATGAGGTCGTCGAGGGGATTGGTCGTACAGGCGTTGTCGGACTGATCCGCGGCCGCGGCGAGGGCGGCCGGGTGATCGGACTGCGCGCCGACATGGATGCGCTTCCGCTGGTCGAGAAGAGCGGCAAGGCATGGGCGTCGACGGTCAATGGCCGGATGCATGCCTGCGGCCATGACGGCCACATGGCGATGCTGCTCGGCGCTGCAAAGCACCTTGCCGAGACCCGCAACTTCAAGGGCGCCGTCGCCCTGATCTTCCAGCCCGCCGAAGAGGGCGGCGCCGGCGGCAAGGCGATGATCGACGACGGTCTGATGGAGCGTTTTGCCATCGACGAGATCTATGGCATGCACAATTTTCCGGGCCGTCCGGTCGGCACATTCGCGATCCGTCCGGGCCCGATCATGGCCGCGACCGACGAATTCCGCATCATTGTCAGGGGCCAGGGCGGCCACGCGGCCCAACCGGACAAGACCATCGATCCGCTGCTGATCGGCAGCCAGATCGTCCAGGCGCTGCAGGTGATCGTCTCGCGCAACATCGGCCCGGTGACGCCGCTGGTCGTCTCCGTCACGGAATTTCACGCCGGCTTTGCCCACAACATCATCCCCGACGACGCCGAGCTCGGCGGCACGGTGCGTTCCTTCACGCCCGAAAGCCGCGACCTTGCCGAGGCACGGATCGGTGCGATCGCAACCGGCATTGCAGCCGCCCATGGCGCAGAGGCCGAGCTTCGCTATCACCGCAACTATCCGCCGACCGTCAATCACCCGGACGAGACGCTTCATGCTGCTGCGGCCGCCATCGATGTTGCCGGCGAGGCATCGGTCGATACCGATTTTGCCCCGTGGACGGCCGCCGAGGATTTTTCCTACATGCTGGAGGCCCGTCCCGGCGCCTTCATCATGCTCGGAAACGGCGATACCGCGGGCCTGCACAATCCCGCCTACGATTTCGACGACGAGGCGCTGCCCTACGGCATATCCTACTGGGTGCGCCTCGCGGAAAGCCGGCTCTCCGCCTGA
- a CDS encoding ATP-binding protein — protein sequence MTTRAKPHVGLPKLWRYRSMRNDPFAPVEHNANSAVTTPASGWTAVAPVPENAEPPPVRHSRLGTPSQRWSYRDDSGKLLFIACRFDTNEGKQFLPLSYGRDEQTGGNGWRWKGLPEPRPLYGLDRLEADPDVAVIVTEGEKAADAAAAMLPGFVVTTSPNGSKSARKADWSPLSGRRVIIWPDADEPGAAYAEAVAECLAQAGVASVAVMRLPQGLPAGFDAADAFAEGWTDAQLQALIPASDEAGVSATVSDADDGEAEGAAEPKKQRKKKPSAFDFLPDEIEFWHDPDRESHVTYPTGDHFEHWPVRHRFFKSYVAGVYYEKTGEALGSSALDDTIRIMEAKAQSGACYPTFRRVGSHDGDYFLDLCDQDWRAVRVTKGRWTVGQFPHVKFLRSASARALPEPQRGAGYRDLKPFINVGSEQDLMLVTAWLVAALRPEGPYPLLCVSGEQGSGKSSVTDLLANLIDAEIGKKRTVSKDERDLVIAAKNGHVLAFDNMSSVANWFSDSLCRLSTGGGFATRALHTDNEQIVLEAQRPVILNGIPDLTGRADLSDRAIAIHLPRIPEEERQTERHLKEELERMRPYLLGALLDAVSEGLSRRASVKLANPPRMADFAEWIEACSPAFGWEPGQFLEAYRLSRTDAAKVALENDPFGSELIRIIKRHRATGFSGTATHLLEVLNEHAAPAIKSMRVWPSTAATLGTLVRRSAPLLRSEGYAVTDSRTAEGRMIIIRPLSSAHQKEETGA from the coding sequence ATGACGACCAGGGCGAAGCCGCACGTCGGCTTGCCGAAGCTCTGGAGGTATCGCTCTATGAGAAATGATCCCTTCGCGCCCGTTGAGCATAACGCTAATTCGGCAGTTACTACCCCCGCCTCTGGCTGGACGGCAGTCGCTCCGGTTCCGGAGAATGCAGAACCGCCGCCGGTCCGGCACTCACGGCTCGGCACACCGTCGCAGCGCTGGTCCTACCGGGACGATTCTGGAAAGCTGCTGTTCATCGCCTGCCGTTTCGATACGAACGAGGGAAAGCAGTTCCTGCCGTTAAGCTATGGTAGAGACGAGCAGACCGGCGGCAACGGCTGGCGCTGGAAGGGCCTTCCCGAACCGCGGCCGCTCTACGGACTCGACAGGCTTGAGGCGGACCCGGATGTCGCTGTCATCGTCACCGAGGGTGAGAAGGCCGCAGATGCGGCAGCGGCAATGCTTCCCGGCTTCGTCGTCACGACATCGCCGAATGGCTCGAAGAGTGCCCGCAAGGCCGACTGGTCTCCGCTCTCCGGCCGTCGTGTCATCATCTGGCCCGATGCAGATGAACCAGGTGCAGCCTATGCAGAGGCCGTTGCGGAATGCCTGGCACAGGCAGGGGTCGCGTCAGTTGCGGTCATGCGTCTGCCGCAGGGATTACCTGCTGGCTTTGATGCCGCCGATGCTTTCGCAGAAGGCTGGACGGATGCTCAGTTGCAGGCGCTGATTCCGGCGTCCGACGAAGCGGGCGTGTCGGCCACTGTCAGCGATGCTGACGATGGTGAAGCGGAGGGCGCGGCTGAACCAAAGAAGCAACGTAAGAAGAAGCCCTCTGCCTTTGATTTCCTGCCGGACGAGATCGAGTTCTGGCATGATCCGGATCGCGAAAGTCACGTGACTTACCCTACCGGCGATCACTTCGAGCACTGGCCTGTCAGGCATCGCTTCTTCAAATCCTATGTGGCCGGCGTCTACTACGAGAAGACCGGCGAAGCCCTTGGAAGCTCGGCGCTTGATGACACGATCAGGATCATGGAGGCAAAAGCTCAGAGCGGAGCATGCTACCCGACCTTCAGGCGTGTCGGTTCCCATGATGGAGATTACTTCCTCGATCTCTGCGATCAGGACTGGCGGGCAGTACGGGTCACGAAGGGGCGCTGGACGGTCGGCCAATTTCCGCATGTGAAGTTCCTGCGCTCGGCTTCCGCGCGTGCGCTGCCCGAACCACAGAGGGGCGCCGGCTACAGAGACCTGAAGCCGTTTATCAATGTCGGTAGCGAGCAGGATCTGATGCTGGTCACCGCCTGGCTGGTTGCAGCGCTTCGCCCGGAAGGGCCCTACCCGCTTCTCTGCGTCAGCGGCGAGCAGGGCAGCGGCAAGAGTTCGGTCACCGACCTGCTTGCCAACCTGATCGATGCCGAGATCGGCAAGAAGCGCACGGTATCGAAGGATGAACGGGATCTGGTCATTGCCGCCAAGAACGGCCATGTACTTGCCTTCGACAACATGTCGAGCGTCGCCAACTGGTTCTCGGATTCGCTCTGCAGGCTTTCGACAGGTGGTGGCTTTGCGACCCGTGCGCTGCATACCGACAACGAGCAGATCGTGCTTGAAGCGCAGCGCCCGGTCATCCTGAACGGTATCCCGGACCTGACAGGACGGGCAGACCTTTCTGACCGTGCCATTGCAATCCATCTGCCGCGCATCCCGGAAGAAGAACGCCAGACAGAACGGCATCTGAAAGAAGAGCTGGAGCGGATGCGACCATACCTCTTGGGGGCGCTGCTCGATGCCGTCTCGGAGGGACTGAGTCGCCGGGCATCGGTCAAGCTCGCAAACCCGCCACGCATGGCGGACTTCGCCGAATGGATCGAAGCCTGCTCTCCGGCTTTTGGCTGGGAGCCAGGCCAGTTCCTCGAAGCCTATCGTCTTAGCAGGACCGATGCCGCCAAGGTCGCGCTTGAGAACGATCCCTTCGGCAGCGAGCTGATCCGCATCATCAAGCGGCATCGTGCGACCGGCTTCAGCGGGACAGCCACGCATCTCCTGGAAGTTCTCAACGAGCATGCAGCGCCGGCGATCAAGAGCATGCGGGTATGGCCGTCGACAGCGGCAACGCTCGGCACGCTCGTCCGTCGGTCAGCGCCGCTGCTCCGGAGCGAAGGCTATGCCGTCACTGACAGCCGGACGGCAGAAGGCCGCATGATCATCATCCGGCCACTTTCGTCTGCGCACCAAAAAGAAGAGACCGGAGCCTGA
- a CDS encoding helix-turn-helix transcriptional regulator has protein sequence MQQSPLSLDPDFLMTETLTCELLSVSARTLQAWRLRGGGPPFVKIGKSVRYKRRDITAWLSANTLTSTSQRG, from the coding sequence ATGCAGCAATCCCCCCTCTCCCTCGATCCCGACTTCCTGATGACGGAAACGCTGACGTGCGAACTGCTGTCCGTTTCAGCCCGCACTCTTCAGGCCTGGCGCCTGCGTGGCGGTGGCCCTCCCTTCGTCAAGATCGGCAAGTCGGTGCGCTACAAGCGCCGTGACATCACGGCCTGGCTCAGCGCCAACACCCTCACCTCGACAAGCCAGAGGGGTTAA
- the istB gene encoding IS21-like element ISRel3 family helper ATPase IstB, producing MSATLDPVPSMIDRIRHDLVGLKMPRALEALDHVVRRLEHGELSALEAIDILLSEELTLRENSRIKTALRMGRLATIKTLAGFDFTFQPSLDRDRILTLAQLGFVDRHEAVHFLGPPGTGKSHLATALGVEAVKAGKSVYFTTLADLIASLAKSEREGRLQERIRFFCRPSLLIVDEIGYLPVVQGGGNLFFQLVNARYERGAMILTSNRGFAEWGDVFGDPVVATALLDRLLHHAVVIQIEGSSYRLRQHAELMPEHVRSKALIAPPAFTPPQKPRGRPPKNPQAMSSTAA from the coding sequence ATGAGCGCGACCCTCGATCCTGTTCCGTCGATGATCGACCGTATCCGTCATGATCTCGTCGGACTGAAGATGCCGCGCGCACTGGAAGCGCTCGACCATGTCGTGCGTCGCCTCGAACACGGCGAGCTGTCGGCACTTGAGGCCATCGATATCCTCTTGTCGGAGGAACTGACGCTGCGCGAGAACAGCCGCATCAAGACGGCTCTGCGCATGGGCAGACTTGCAACCATCAAGACGCTCGCCGGCTTCGATTTCACATTCCAGCCTTCACTCGACCGCGATCGCATTCTGACCCTGGCCCAGCTCGGCTTCGTCGACCGTCACGAAGCGGTGCATTTCCTCGGCCCTCCGGGAACGGGCAAGAGCCATCTCGCCACAGCGCTCGGCGTCGAAGCCGTGAAGGCCGGAAAGAGCGTTTACTTTACCACACTCGCAGACCTGATCGCTTCGCTTGCCAAATCTGAACGGGAAGGCAGGCTGCAGGAGCGCATTCGCTTCTTCTGCAGGCCGAGCCTGCTCATCGTCGACGAGATCGGCTATCTGCCGGTCGTCCAGGGCGGCGGCAATCTGTTCTTCCAGCTTGTCAACGCCCGCTATGAACGCGGCGCCATGATCCTGACGTCAAACCGCGGCTTTGCAGAATGGGGCGATGTCTTCGGCGATCCCGTCGTCGCAACGGCACTGCTCGACAGATTGCTCCATCATGCCGTCGTCATACAGATCGAAGGCTCCAGCTACCGGCTGCGGCAGCACGCTGAACTCATGCCGGAACATGTCCGCTCGAAAGCGCTGATCGCGCCGCCCGCATTCACACCACCTCAAAAGCCGCGAGGCCGACCCCCGAAAAATCCTCAAGCCATGTCGTCGACAGCGGCATAA
- the istA gene encoding IS21 family transposase: MILDLHQQGLTVSAISRETGIDRKTVRKYIERGLEAPAYGPRKPRATVIDPFASYLRERVKAYPGLTGSRLFRELRERGYKGGYTAVTDFLRDARPPASQGFEVRFETPPGEQAQVDFAQFHVIFTDEPMTPRIVWLFSMVLGHSRLIWARFVMHQNLPTVLRCHIAAFEALGGAPREVLYDRMKTAVIGEGQTEGIIYNRALIDLARHYGFHPKACKPYRAKTKGKVERPFRYIREDFFLARSFRNLDDLNAQLRHWLDTVANPRKHATTLRVVNEAFAEERPHLRPLPLAPFKSVLKLERRVSREGMVSVGGNAYSVPDATRSRTVEVHSFADEVRIFENGTLIAAHPVLEGRKQRRVHPDHRRSIHPQLRPGARQESHIVKPAGDIVLQRSLAFYDAVGKVLAQENRP, translated from the coding sequence ATGATACTGGATCTGCATCAACAGGGGCTGACGGTGTCGGCCATTTCCAGAGAAACGGGCATCGACCGCAAGACGGTGCGCAAATACATAGAGCGCGGCCTTGAGGCTCCAGCCTATGGCCCCAGAAAGCCTCGGGCAACGGTGATCGATCCGTTTGCTTCTTATCTGCGGGAGCGCGTGAAGGCCTACCCCGGCCTGACCGGGAGCCGGTTATTTCGAGAACTGCGCGAGCGAGGCTATAAGGGCGGCTACACCGCCGTGACGGATTTTCTTCGCGATGCGCGGCCTCCGGCCAGCCAGGGTTTCGAAGTGCGCTTTGAGACGCCGCCCGGCGAGCAGGCCCAGGTCGATTTCGCCCAATTTCATGTCATATTCACCGACGAACCAATGACGCCGAGGATTGTGTGGCTGTTCTCGATGGTGCTGGGGCATAGCCGCCTCATCTGGGCGCGCTTCGTCATGCATCAGAACCTGCCGACCGTCCTGCGCTGCCATATCGCTGCGTTCGAAGCCCTTGGCGGCGCTCCAAGGGAGGTGCTTTATGATCGGATGAAGACTGCCGTTATCGGCGAAGGGCAGACGGAGGGCATCATCTACAATCGTGCGCTCATCGATCTGGCACGCCACTACGGTTTCCATCCCAAGGCATGCAAACCTTATCGTGCCAAGACGAAGGGCAAGGTCGAGCGGCCGTTCCGTTATATCCGAGAGGACTTCTTCCTGGCCCGCTCGTTTCGCAATCTCGATGACCTGAATGCCCAGTTGCGGCACTGGCTGGACACTGTTGCCAATCCGAGAAAGCATGCCACGACCCTTCGCGTCGTCAACGAAGCCTTTGCCGAAGAGCGGCCGCACCTGCGGCCGTTACCGCTGGCACCGTTCAAATCCGTTCTCAAGCTTGAGCGCCGCGTGTCGCGGGAAGGCATGGTCAGCGTTGGTGGCAATGCCTATAGCGTCCCTGATGCCACGCGCAGTCGGACGGTTGAGGTCCATTCGTTCGCCGACGAGGTCCGGATCTTCGAGAACGGCACCCTGATCGCAGCTCATCCCGTCTTGGAGGGCCGTAAGCAGCGCCGGGTTCATCCGGATCATCGGCGATCCATTCACCCGCAACTCCGGCCGGGGGCACGGCAGGAATCCCATATTGTCAAACCCGCCGGCGACATCGTGCTCCAGCGGTCGCTCGCCTTCTATGATGCCGTTGGCAAGGTGCTGGCACAGGAGAACCGGCCATGA